The following proteins are encoded in a genomic region of Primulina huaijiensis isolate GDHJ02 chromosome 3, ASM1229523v2, whole genome shotgun sequence:
- the LOC140973957 gene encoding uncharacterized protein: MSREFNVPPVVFPSGGNPGCTTAAAVIQKRRVPTTPFQPPRSSNPNLPFISFDVNSAAASTSFSAAPHFPSHIGSSGTSFEDEPPLLEELGINTKQIYQKTLSIINPFKINHNLHEDADLSGPFLFLMAFGLFQLLAGKLHFGIILGWVTMASMFLYVVFNMLEGKNGNLDMYTCLSVIGYCMLPIVILSAVTLFLPQGGVLIMVITGLFVIWATRVCTRLVVELANCGDEHRGLITYACFLIYMLFSLLVIF, encoded by the coding sequence ATGTCGAGGGAATTCAACGTGCCACCGGTGGTTTTCCCCTCCGGCGGGAATCCTGGCTGCACCACCGCCGCCGCCGTAATCCAGAAGCGCCGCGTCCCTACCACCCCTTTCCAACCGCCTCGATCCTCGAACCCCAACCTCCCGTTCATCTCATTCGACGTCAATTCCGCCGCCGCTTCCACCTCTTTCTCCGCCGCTCCTCACTTCCCCTCCCATATTGGATCATCCGGGACTTCCTTCGAGGACGAGCCGCCGCTCCTCGAAGAACTAGGTATAAACACCAAGCAGATTTACCAGAAGACCCTCTCCATCATCAATCCTTTTAAAATCAACCACAATCTCCACGAAGACGCAGATCTGTCGGGACCTTTCCTCTTTCTGATGGCGTTCGGACTCTTCCAGCTCCTCGCTGGGAAACTTCATTTCGGGATCATCCTTGGATGGGTGACAATGGCTTCGATGTTTCTATACGTCGTTTTCAATATGCTCGAGGGGAAAAACGGGAATCTTGACATGTACACATGTCTCAGTGTGATTGGATACTGTATGCTGCCTATTGTGATTCTGTCTGCTGTTACTCTTTTTCTGCCGCAGGGTGGAGTGTTGATCATGGTGATCACCGGGCTGTTCGTGATATGGGCCACACGGGTCTGCACGCGATTGGTGGTAGAGCTGGCCAATTGCGGGGATGAACACAGAGGCCTCATTACGTATGCTTGTTTCTTGATTTACATGCTTTTCTCCCTGCTTGTAATTTTCTGA
- the LOC140973956 gene encoding ribonuclease H2 subunit A, giving the protein MGSEKTTTPPPPPKWASKPCIMGIDEAGRGPVLGPMVYGCLYCAKSYQKTLSTLNFADSKTLKEEKREELFENLKADESIGWDADVIDPRELSHKMLKKEKINLNEISHDSAIGLINNVLNLGVLLTEVYLDTVGDAEKYRVKLSERFPNIKFVVAKKADSLYPVVSGASIVAKVTRDRALRDWVLDETAEHLHRNFGSGYPGDPGTKAWLADHKHSVFGFPTLVRFSWGTCTSYSKDFVEVLWESDATEQDGNGKTDKRQMKLTSIGFCSSKRKSEEIESSGKSSCKFFQSRKLKLLSNF; this is encoded by the exons ATGGGTTCGGAGAAGACGACgacgccgccgccgccgccgaaATGGGCATCGAAGCCTTGCATTATGGGCATCGACGAAGCGGGGCGTGGCCCTGTTTTAG GACCAATGGTGTACGGATGCTTGTACTGTGCAAAATCGTACCAGAAAACTCTCTCCACATTGAATTTTGCTG ATTCAAAAACTCTAAAGGAAGAGAAGAGGGAAGAATTATTCGAGAATTTGAAGGCTGATGAATCAATTGGATGGGATGCTGATGTAATAGACCCTCGAGAGCTATCTCACAAAATGTTGAAGAA AGAAAAGATAAACCTAAATGAAATATCACATGATTCTGCAATTGGCCTCATTAACAATGTTTTGAACTTGGGTGTTCTTCTAACCGAg GTTTATTTGGATACAGTTGGAGATGCGGAAAAGTATAGAGTGAAGCTTTCTGAAAGATTTCCAAATATCAAATTCGTTGTTGCAAAGAAAGCTGATAGTCTATATCCAGTTGTAAGCGGCGCAAGTATTGTAGCAAAG GTCACAAGGGACAGAGCTTTGCGAGATTGGGTGCTAGATGAAACTGCTGAGCACCTGCATAGGAATTTTGGATCTGGGTACCCTGGAG ATCCAGGGACAAAGGCCTGGCTAGCAGATCATAAGCATTCAGTTTTTGGATTCCCAACATTGGTTCGCTTTAGTTGGGGAACATGCACATCATATTCTAAAGATTTTGTTGAAGTCTTGTG GGAGTCTGATGCCACTGAACAGGATGGAAATGGAAAAACCGACAAGCGACAAATGAAACTCACCAGCATTGGGTTTTGTTCATCTAAGAGAAAAAGCGAAGAAATTGAATCGAGTGGGAAAAGCAGTTGCAAATTTTTTCAGTCTCGTAAACTCAAGCTGCTTTCCAATTTCTAA